From a single Silene latifolia isolate original U9 population chromosome 6, ASM4854445v1, whole genome shotgun sequence genomic region:
- the LOC141588301 gene encoding gamma conglutin 1-like has translation MRSLVTLVLLTLFSFSSNTCFSEAASASPKQLILPIRQDAGTRLLVADIYGRTPLVSNGFIVDLTAEHLWANCETNYQSSTFSQPKCGSPQCITANTSYCFNFCSKFTRPFCHNNTCGRYLENPASHQTTIGEVSQDIISFRSTDGSKPGPAVQIPNFLFTCAPSALVDIGLPKGVQGVAGLAQGSIALHNQLASRVGFKPIFTLCIPSTSTGNGLIFFGSNGPYIFSGVDASKNLVYTPIIIDPFRQYYIHVKSISVDRKPVPINKSLLSVSNIGTGGGTTINTLLPYTILEGSIYKALLTSFAKQLPNIHPVKPIAPFGLCYESKSFAPSPLWPVVPSIDFELEGKGKVWSILGVNSMVEAKPGVLCLAFVNGGNEYRAAVNVGSHQMKDVIMEFDLSQSRLGIGYPLGGYRTGCHYFNFNNAA, from the coding sequence ATGAGGTCTCTAGTTACTCTAGTCTTGCTCACTTTATTTTCATTTTCTTCCAACACTTGTTTTTCCGAAGCTGCTTCAGCCTCgccaaaacaacttattttaccGATACGCCAAGATGCAGGTACTAGACTCCTAGTAGCAGACATCTATGGGCGTACTCCACTCGTCTCAAACGGCTTTATCGTCGACCTCACTGCGGAACACTTATGGGCAAATTGCGAGACCAATTACCAATCCTCAACATTTAGTCAGCCCAAGTGTGGTTCGCCCCAATGTATAACCGCCAACACAAGCTATTGTTTCAATTTTTGTAGCAAATTCACTAGACCATTTTGCCATAACAATACTTGTGGACGTTATTTGGAAAATCCAGCAAGTCACCAAACCACCATTGGTGAGGTGTCTCAAGATATCATCTCTTTCCGGTCCACTGACGGATCCAAACCCGGTCCAGCCGTCCAAATCCCCAACTTCCTCTTCACTTGTGCGCCATCGGCCTTAGTCGATATAGGCCTACCCAAGGGCGTACAAGGTGTAGCTGGACTAGCCCAAGGGTCAATTGCTTTACACAACCAGCTCGCGTCTAGAGTCGGGTTCAAGCCTATTTTCACATTATGCATTCCATCCACCTCAACAGGTAATGGACTGATCTTTTTCGGGTCGAATGGACCCTACATTTTCTCAGGCGTTGATGCATCTAAAAACTTGGTATACACACCAATAATCATAGACCCATTTCGTCAGTACTATATTCATGTCAAGTCCATTAGCGTCGACCGAAAACCCGTCCCAATTAACAAATCATTGCTCTCAGTGAGTAACATTGGTACCGGAGGTGGGACAACAATAAACACATTACTCCCTTACACTATCCTAGAAGGGTCAATCTACAAGGCCTTACTCACTTCATTTGCAAAGCAGCTCCCCAATATTCATCCCGTAAAGCCAATAGCACCATTTGGGCTATGCTACGAATCGAAAAGCTTTGCACCATCGCCATTGTGGCCGGTGGTGCCTAGCATCGATTTTGAGCTCGAGGGGAAGGGGAAAGTGTGGTCAATACTAGGGGTGAACTCAATGGTGGAAGCCAAGCCGGGGGTGTTATGTTTGGCGTTTGTGAATGGTGGGAATGAGTATAGAGCTGCAGTGAATGTAGGAAGTCACCAAATGAAGGATGTTATAATGGAATTTGATTTGAGTCAATCAAGGTTGGGTATTGGGTACCCACTTGGTGGATACCGTACAGGTTGTCACTACTTCAACTTCAACAATGCTGCTTGA